DNA from Candidatus Nitrospira nitrificans:
CTTGACGAACCCAGGATTTCAATCTATTTATCGCTTGGACGGTTCCCATACCACCACCCGCTCCCCGGACCAATACAGAATCCAGGCTTTGAGAATTGATGCATTCACGAGCAGAAAAAATGCCGCCAAACGGATGACGGACCATTGTTGAAGCGGACGAATGAGGAGCCCACACAACGCCGCTCCATAGAAAAGCGCATGCGCGTAAAACATCCCCTGATAGAACGCGTGAGTGGAAGCTAAGATCGCATTGGCAACGAAGGCCGTCAGCATCTCGAACGGCACCAGCCATCGGCATAGCTTATGGCTGACGAGCTGCCACGCAAACGTCGCGTGCGCAAAGGGGTTTACCAAACTCAAGCTTTTCATAAACACAGAAATACCGCGCAAAACCGTCCGCACCTTCCGATCAAACTCTTTTCGTTCATCGGCAATATTCCTGTAGTATCCGATGCTGTCCGGATCAGCCACTCCGCGCAGACCCATGCGCATGCTGTTCAACACCGTATTGAAATCGCTCTGCAGATCTTCCGACCAAGCCTGTCTACACACCGCGCTTCTTGCGGCAAAGAACGATCCGCTGAGGCCCACAAGCGAATTGACG
Protein-coding regions in this window:
- a CDS encoding glycosyltransferase family 2 protein, which encodes MMPAMEILFWLSIGLMGYAYVGYPLVLRVLALIRSQPVKKGEAPFSVSFVITAYNEEKRIAEKLDNTLKLAYPKEKLEVLVASDYSSDGTDAIVRSYGSRGVRLVRAPQRNGKEAAQKLAVDEAAGEILVFSDVATILPEEAIKNIVRNFHDPSVGCVSSVDRFIDQNGCPSGEGAYVKYEMFLRSLESRVNSLVGLSGSFFAARSAVCRQAWSEDLQSDFNTVLNSMRMGLRGVADPDSIGYYRNIADERKEFDRKVRTVLRGISVFMKSLSLVNPFAHATFAWQLVSHKLCRWLVPFEMLTAFVANAILASTHAFYQGMFYAHALFYGAALCGLLIRPLQQWSVIRLAAFFLLVNASILKAWILYWSGERVVVWEPSKR